The DNA window GATAGAATTACCAATCACAGAAACTTGATATATATGAAAATTAAATACTTAAGTGCCTTATTTCTGGGCACGACTTCCGTGCTTTATTCGCAACAAGTGAACGATACTATTTCTAAAGAAGCAAAAATTGAGGAAGTTGCTATAACCGGAAGCCGGAATAAAAAAAGAACCGTAGTAGATACTCCAGTACCCATTGATGTCATTGATATTAAACAAGTAAGCCAATCAACAGGGCAAGTGGAGGTCAATCAGCTTTTGCAATTTGCTGCCCCTTCATTCAATTCCAATAAGCAATCCGGATCAGATGGTGCAGACGCAGTAGACCCTGCGACTTTAAGAGGACTGGGACCAGATCAAACTCTACTTTTATTGAACGGCAAAAGATATCATCAATCTTCACTTATCAATCTTTTCGGCACCAAAGGAAGAGGAAATACAGGTTATGATATGAATACCATCCCTATCGGAGCAATCAAAAGAGTGGAAGTACTTCGTGATGGAGCAGCTGCCCAATATGGCTCCGATGCTATTGCCGGGGTCATTAATATTGTACTGAATGATCGGAATAAAGGATTTGAAGGAAATGCTTTTTATGGAATGAATCTCTTTAAAAGTCCAGGAAGCAATGATGTTGTATCCGACCACAAAATAGATGGAAATACTTTTGATTTCAGTGGGAATTATGGAACGAAAATAGGCTCTCAGGGTGGTTTTGCCAATTTTACAGCTGAGTTCATCAATAAAGAATATTCTATTCGAAATGCAAATCCAGCAATCTATGATGCTCCTAGACAACGTTTTGGTGACGCAAAATCTCAAAATGTATACTTCTTTGGAAATATCGAAGTTCCTTTATCTGACAATCTAAAATTTTACTCCCATCCCGGTTTCTCCCAAAGAAATACAGATGCCAATGCGTGGACCAGAAAAGCAAATGCTGACGGAAATGTACCAGAAGTATACCCAAATGGTTTTAATCCAATCCAAGATACAAGTATAACAGATTTCACGTTCGATAATGGCCTGAAGTTCAAAGTTGCCGGCTGGGATGTTGATTTTTACAATGCTTTCGGAAGTAACCGATTTACTTATCAGATTGATAATACGATCAATGCAACCCTGGGTGTAAAATCACCTACCAGTTTTAATGCAGGGGGACATTCTATCTTACAAAATACGACAGGCTTTAATGCGACAAAACAATTCAATGTACTGGAGGGATTAAATATCGCTTTTGGATCTGAATTCAGATATGAAAAATTTAATGTTATTAAAGG is part of the Chryseobacterium paludis genome and encodes:
- a CDS encoding TonB-dependent receptor plug domain-containing protein, yielding MKIKYLSALFLGTTSVLYSQQVNDTISKEAKIEEVAITGSRNKKRTVVDTPVPIDVIDIKQVSQSTGQVEVNQLLQFAAPSFNSNKQSGSDGADAVDPATLRGLGPDQTLLLLNGKRYHQSSLINLFGTKGRGNTGYDMNTIPIGAIKRVEVLRDGAAAQYGSDAIAGVINIVLNDRNKGFEGNAFYGMNLFKSPGSNDVVSDHKIDGNTFDFSGNYGTKIGSQGGFANFTAEFINKEYSIRNANPAIYDAPRQRFGDAKSQNVYFFGNIEVPLSDNLKFYSHPGFSQRNTDANAWTRKANADGNVPEVYPNGFNPIQDTSITDFTFDNGLKFKVAGWDVDFYNAFGSNRFTYQIDNTINATLGVKSPTSFNAGGHSILQNTTGFNATKQFNVLEGLNIAFGSEFRYEKFNVIKGEEASYAMYDVNGNIVTSSTPQNLLVTNPLNGNTRPGGSQGFPGYSQEVNKSRNNFAAYVDTELDITKKWMVSLAGRFENYNDFGSTINGKFATRYAITSQFALRGSVSTGFRAPSLAQKYYALQFTNFQGGNLVTIQLASNDSQLAKDVGIPQLKQETSLNGSVGFTFNTGKFTATVDGYYIKVKNRIVLTGNFARTDLPEQVQIDYPYIDQAQFFSNAIDTKTRGVDVILSYNEIIGNGKLTASLAGNYNEMQITSVNASDRLKGKEDIYLSPRERAFILASAPKTKINLSLNYKISKFNANLQLVRFDKLTLIGYNGADDYQTYNARVTTDLSFGYDFSKSITLTLGSKNLFNRYPTLQTTAVSAGNTESGGIFDPVQMGFAGRQVFARFNFKF